The proteins below come from a single Microcaecilia unicolor unplaced genomic scaffold, aMicUni1.1, whole genome shotgun sequence genomic window:
- the LOC115458623 gene encoding LOW QUALITY PROTEIN: arylamine N-acetyltransferase, pineal gland isozyme NAT-10-like (The sequence of the model RefSeq protein was modified relative to this genomic sequence to represent the inferred CDS: inserted 1 base in 1 codon) codes for MDLENYFTRIQYHGTHKRLDLDTLTEILQHHIRAIPYENLSIHCGETIELSVEAAYDKIVRKNRGGWCMENNQLLAWALKTLGYDITILRGNVYIPSQKIYDPNIVHLIIQAIVEGKTYLVDAGFGINLQMWQPLELISRKDQPQVPGIFRLTEDNGVWYLDKIERKQCITNQRSPSSEQQEXSGYKRLYLFTLVPQATEDFQDACTHLQTSPDSPFKRKSICCLQLRSGLRHLVGWTLTEIEYNYQESMDLVEITTVKDEDVERVLKEKFRLTLEKKLVSINID; via the exons ATGGATTTGGAAAATTATTTCACCAGAATTCAGTATCATGGAACCCACAAAAGATTAGACTTGGACACATTGACTGAAATCTTGCAGCATCACATTAGAGCTATTCCATATGAAAACCTCAGTATCCACTGCGGAGAAACCATCGAGCTGAGCGTTGAAGCTGCGTACGATAAAATTGTGCGGAAAAACCGTGGTGGGTGGTGCATGGAAAATAATCAGCTATTGGCTTGGGCTCTGAAAACATTGGGGTATGACATCACGATTCTCAGAGGGAATGTCTACATTCCATCCCAAAAGATTTATGACCCTAATATAGTCCACCTCATAATACAAGCCATCGTGGAGGGCAAAACCTATTTGGTTGATGCTGGCTTTGGCATCAATTTACAAATGTGGCAGCCACTGGAGTTGATTTCTAGAAAGGACCAGCCTCAGGTCCCTGGCATCTTTCGTTTAACCGAAGACAATGGAGTTTGGTATCTTGACAAAATAGAAAGGAAACAGTGTATCACCAATCAAAGGTCtcccagctctgagcagcagg aAAGTGGTTACAAAAGACTCTATCTTTTCACCCTTGTGCCTCAAGCCACTGAAGACTTTCAGGATGCTTGTACCCATCTGCAGACGTCGCCAGACTCTCCGTTTAAACGGAAATCTATCTGCTGCCTCCAGTTAAGATCGGGCCTTCGACATTTGGTTGGATGGACACTGACTGAGATAGAATACAATTACCAAGAAAGCATGGATCTAGTGGAAATCACAACTGTTAAGGATGAAGATGTGGAGAGAGTACTAAAGGAGAAATTCAGACTGACTCTAGAGAAAAAGCTGGTATCAATTAACATAGATTAA